One genomic region from bacterium encodes:
- a CDS encoding 50S ribosomal protein L25, whose amino-acid sequence MQETTLTAERRPAGKHSAKHARKQGKVPGVFYGYGQENVSIQLDAMSLAKFLMTEHTLATITIDGKEHRVIVRDFDKDPVTGRLVHVDVMAVRMDRPIDVYVPIVFIGSPIGVRTKGGIFQHDMTEFHIKCLPNDIPAHLEVKIDDLDLNHAVHIRDLNYPNITILNPASESVCTVVIPKALESVLAEAQAAPTEPEVIAKGKEVAGEGEKAPEKK is encoded by the coding sequence ATGCAAGAAACCACTCTGACAGCGGAACGGCGTCCGGCCGGAAAGCACAGTGCGAAGCATGCCCGCAAGCAGGGAAAAGTACCCGGCGTTTTTTATGGCTACGGCCAAGAAAATGTCTCGATCCAGCTTGATGCGATGTCGCTCGCTAAATTTTTGATGACAGAACACACGCTCGCCACGATTACGATCGATGGCAAGGAACACCGCGTCATTGTTCGTGATTTTGACAAAGATCCCGTAACCGGTCGTTTAGTGCATGTGGACGTCATGGCGGTTCGTATGGATCGTCCGATTGACGTGTACGTACCGATCGTTTTCATCGGTTCGCCCATCGGTGTTCGTACCAAGGGCGGTATTTTCCAACACGATATGACGGAATTTCACATCAAATGTCTGCCCAATGATATCCCGGCTCACCTTGAAGTGAAAATTGACGATTTGGACCTCAACCATGCGGTTCACATTCGCGATCTGAATTATCCCAATATTACTATCCTCAACCCGGCTTCCGAATCCGTTTGTACGGTTGTTATTCCGAAAGCTCTTGAATCCGTTCTTGCAGAAGCACAAGCCGCTCCGACGGAACCTGAAGTTATCGCTAAAGGTAAAGAAGTTGCCGGCGAGGGTGAAAAAGCACCCGAGAAAAAGTAA
- a CDS encoding ribose-phosphate pyrophosphokinase gives MKYDIMLVSGRANRVFAEGIAKRLNIYLGKVEIVNFSDGEIFVKYDENVRGKDLFIVQPTFPNSDNLMELLIMIDAAKRSSAARITAVIPYFGYARQDRKDQPRVPITAKLVANLLTTAGVDRILTMDLHSAQIQGFFDIPMDHLYSSAVLTEYWRGILKKDAVIVSPDMGGVKLARAYAKRLELDFSIIDKRRPKANSVEIMNIIGHVEGRDVLLIDDMIDTAGTLTQAASALKEHGAQDIYAACTHPILSGNAIEKIMRSPIKKVVATDTIPMRASCEKIEILSVTHVFAEAISRIHKAESISVLFN, from the coding sequence ATGAAGTACGACATCATGCTGGTCTCCGGCCGTGCCAATCGTGTATTTGCAGAAGGTATCGCCAAACGACTCAATATCTACCTCGGCAAAGTCGAAATCGTCAACTTCAGTGACGGTGAGATTTTTGTAAAGTATGATGAAAACGTGCGCGGTAAAGATCTTTTTATTGTTCAGCCTACATTTCCCAATTCCGATAATTTGATGGAACTTCTGATCATGATTGATGCCGCCAAACGTTCGTCGGCGGCTCGTATCACAGCTGTCATTCCATATTTTGGTTACGCGCGTCAAGACCGTAAAGATCAACCTCGGGTGCCGATCACGGCGAAGCTCGTTGCCAATCTGCTTACAACGGCCGGTGTGGATCGTATTTTGACGATGGATTTGCATAGCGCACAAATTCAAGGTTTTTTTGATATTCCGATGGATCACTTGTATTCCTCGGCGGTATTGACGGAATACTGGCGCGGGATCTTGAAAAAAGATGCTGTCATTGTTTCACCGGATATGGGCGGCGTCAAACTGGCTCGCGCTTATGCCAAACGATTGGAATTGGATTTTTCCATCATAGATAAGCGTCGTCCGAAAGCCAATTCGGTTGAAATCATGAATATCATCGGCCACGTCGAAGGGCGTGATGTATTGCTTATCGATGATATGATTGACACCGCGGGGACATTGACTCAAGCGGCTTCGGCTCTCAAAGAACACGGCGCGCAAGATATATATGCCGCTTGTACGCATCCGATCCTTTCCGGTAACGCCATCGAAAAAATCATGCGTTCGCCCATCAAAAAGGTCGTTGCAACCGATACCATTCCGATGCGGGCAAGCTGCGAAAAAATTGAAATTCTCTCGGTAACACACGTGTTTGCCGAAGCGATTTCGCGAATTCATAAAGCGGAATCCATCAGCGTTTTGTTTAATTAA